The following is a genomic window from Dermatophilaceae bacterium Soc4.6.
GCCTCCGCCCGTATCGCCGTCCTGCACCGACAGCACCTGGGCGTCGTGCGTGACCGGCTGCGCACGGCCGGCGTGCCCGACCGCATCCTGGGTGCGGCGGCACCCCCGGCCACACCGGCCCCCTCGGACGCCTCCACGACGTCACCGCCAGCCACCGCTGCGGTGCTCGCACGGGCCCAGGCCACCGCCCTCGCGTCCGACCTGCTCGTGGTGCTGCCCCGGCTGGGCGCAGCCAACCGGCCTCTCGTGGCCTCCATCGCCGCGTGCACGGCGGCCAGCACGGCCGAGCTCGGTGCGACCGTCACCTGGCCGGTCGGCGACGCCCTCCCGGGTGTCGCCGCCGCTGCGCTGCTCGACACGTCCCGTGCGGTGGCCTACGGGCTGGAGGTGGCAGCCGCCCGGGTGGCCGGCGACGAGCGAGCCGCCCTCCTCGCGGCCCTGACGACCGTGCGACGGAGGGTCTCCTCCCTGCTGGATGCCGCCGGTGGGTCGGCCCGGCCGCAGCCCCTGGGCTACCCGCTGCCGTTCGCGGTCACCAGCGCCGCCACGGTGCGCCGCCTCGTCGAGCACCTCCTGACCGGTCTCGTGTCCCGCGGGCTCGACCCCCTCACCACGGGCGCGGTCGCGCCGGGGTCCACCGCGGTGACCACGGTCGTGCGGCTGCAGGCCGATGCCGTCGGCCTCGCCCGTGCCTGGGGCGTCACCCCCACGGCCTTTCCGGGGATGGCGGCATGAACGTCGACATCCCCGCCCGCTTCGCGCGGTCCGTCGAGGCCCGGCCCGCCGACGCGCTCTCGCCGGCCGGGACGCCCTCCGGCTCCGACTGGATAGCGGCGCTCCCGCGGCTGGTCGGCTCGGTCCTCGACGACTGGCAGCTGGCGCCCGACGGCCACTCCCGCACAGGTCGGTGCGCCCTCGTCGTGCCGGTGCGGACCGCCGACGACCGGCCCGCGATGCTCAAGCTGACCTGGCCTCACCTCGAGGCCCGTGGTGAGCACATCGCCCTGCGTCACTGGGACGGACGGGGCGCCGTGCAGCTCCTGCGGGCCGACCCGCACCGCCTGGCGCTGCTGCTCGAGCGGCTCGACCCCTCGGACCTCACCGGCGTGTGGGTCGACGAGGCCTGCGAGGTGATCGGGGGGCTGCTCGCCGAGCTCGTGGCGCCGGCGATCGCCCGCATCCCGACCCTCAGCGCGTATGCCGCCCGCCAGGCGGCCGCACCGGCCCCGGCTGCCCTGCC
Proteins encoded in this region:
- a CDS encoding aminoglycoside phosphotransferase family protein, which produces MNVDIPARFARSVEARPADALSPAGTPSGSDWIAALPRLVGSVLDDWQLAPDGHSRTGRCALVVPVRTADDRPAMLKLTWPHLEARGEHIALRHWDGRGAVQLLRADPHRLALLLERLDPSDLTGVWVDEACEVIGGLLAELVAPAIARIPTLSAYAARQAAAPAPAALPPRFADQARHLAADLATDPGVDAQLLHTDLHFANVLAGGRVPWLAIDPKPMAGDRAFEVAPVLWNRADELGSGSAVRWSLRRRVEVVCDAAGIDEAKARAWAVVRVVDWARDLAPGCDDAGLAVSILKAVND